The proteins below come from a single Peromyscus maniculatus bairdii isolate BWxNUB_F1_BW_parent chromosome 13, HU_Pman_BW_mat_3.1, whole genome shotgun sequence genomic window:
- the Gls gene encoding glutaminase kidney isoform, mitochondrial isoform X4, whose amino-acid sequence MEYFDNCNSSMKSTAYCFVNFVEQGVNNAEKFDYVMQFLNKMAGNEYVGFSNATFQSERESGDRNFAIGYYLKEKKCFPEGTDMVGILDFYFQLCSIEVTCESASVMAATLANGGFCPITGERVLSPEAVRNTLSLMHSCGMYDFSGQFAFHVGLPAKSGVAGGILLVVPNVMGMMCWSPPLDKMGNSVKGIHFCHDLVSLCNFHNYDNLRHFAKKLDPRREGGDQRVKSVINLLFAAYTGDVSALRRFALSAMDMEQRDYDSRTALHVAAAEGHVEVVKFLLEACKVNPFPKDRWNNTPMDEALHFGHHDVFKILQEYQVQYTPQGDSDDGKENQTVHKNLDGLL is encoded by the exons ATGGAATATTTTGACAACTGCAACAGTTCAATGAA ATCTACAGCTTACTGCTTTGTAAACTTCGTCGAG CAAGGAGTAAATAATGCTGAGAAGTTTGACTAT GTGATGCAATTTTTGAATAAGATGGCTGGTAATGAATATGTTGGATTCAGTAATGCAAC gtttcAGTCTGAACGAGAAAGTGGAGACCGAAATTTTGCAATAGGATattacttaaaagaaaagaag tgttttccagAAGGCACAGACATGGTTGGGATACTAGATTTTTATTTCCAG CTGTGCTCCATTGAAGTGACGTGCGAGTCCGCCAGCGTGATGGCCGCCACACTGGCTAACGGTGGCTTCTGCCCAATCACGGGCGAGAGAGTCCTCAGTCCTGAGGCCGTTCGAAATACACTGAGTTTGATGCATTCCTGTGGCATGTATGACTTCTCGGGGCAGTTTGCCTTCCAT GTTGGTCTACCTGCCAAATCTGGAGTTGCTGGGGGTATTCTTTTAGTTGTCCCCAACGTCATGGGCATGATGTGCTGGTCTCCTCCTCTTGACAAGATGGGCAACAGTGTTAAGGGAATTCACTTCTGTCAC GATctcgtttctctgtgtaacttccaTAACTATGATAATCTGAGACACTTTGCAAAAAAGCTTGATCCTCGGAGAGAAGGTGGTGATCAGAGG GTGAAGTCCGTAATAAACCTTCTGTTTGCGGCATACACTGGAGATGTGTCTGCCCTCCGGAG ATTTGCTTTGTCAGCCATGGACATGGAACAGAGGGACTATGACTCCAGAACAGCACTCCATGTAGCTGCTGCAGAGG GTCATGTTGAAGTTGTTAAGTTTTTGCTGGAAGCTTGCAAAGTAAACCCTTTCCCCAAGGACAG GTGGAATAACACTCCCATGGATGAAGCGCTGCACTTTGGACaccatgatgtttttaaaatcctCCAGGAATACCAAGTCCAGTATACACCTCAAGGGGATTCTGACGACGGAAAGGAGAATCAAACTGTCCACAAGAACCTCGATGGGTTGTTGTAA
- the Gls gene encoding glutaminase kidney isoform, mitochondrial isoform X5 yields MEYFDNCNSSMKLQGVNNAEKFDYVMQFLNKMAGNEYVGFSNATFQSERESGDRNFAIGYYLKEKKCFPEGTDMVGILDFYFQLCSIEVTCESASVMAATLANGGFCPITGERVLSPEAVRNTLSLMHSCGMYDFSGQFAFHVGLPAKSGVAGGILLVVPNVMGMMCWSPPLDKMGNSVKGIHFCHDLVSLCNFHNYDNLRHFAKKLDPRREGGDQRVKSVINLLFAAYTGDVSALRRFALSAMDMEQRDYDSRTALHVAAAEGHVEVVKFLLEACKVNPFPKDRWNNTPMDEALHFGHHDVFKILQEYQVQYTPQGDSDDGKENQTVHKNLDGLL; encoded by the exons ATGGAATATTTTGACAACTGCAACAGTTCAATGAAGTTg CAAGGAGTAAATAATGCTGAGAAGTTTGACTAT GTGATGCAATTTTTGAATAAGATGGCTGGTAATGAATATGTTGGATTCAGTAATGCAAC gtttcAGTCTGAACGAGAAAGTGGAGACCGAAATTTTGCAATAGGATattacttaaaagaaaagaag tgttttccagAAGGCACAGACATGGTTGGGATACTAGATTTTTATTTCCAG CTGTGCTCCATTGAAGTGACGTGCGAGTCCGCCAGCGTGATGGCCGCCACACTGGCTAACGGTGGCTTCTGCCCAATCACGGGCGAGAGAGTCCTCAGTCCTGAGGCCGTTCGAAATACACTGAGTTTGATGCATTCCTGTGGCATGTATGACTTCTCGGGGCAGTTTGCCTTCCAT GTTGGTCTACCTGCCAAATCTGGAGTTGCTGGGGGTATTCTTTTAGTTGTCCCCAACGTCATGGGCATGATGTGCTGGTCTCCTCCTCTTGACAAGATGGGCAACAGTGTTAAGGGAATTCACTTCTGTCAC GATctcgtttctctgtgtaacttccaTAACTATGATAATCTGAGACACTTTGCAAAAAAGCTTGATCCTCGGAGAGAAGGTGGTGATCAGAGG GTGAAGTCCGTAATAAACCTTCTGTTTGCGGCATACACTGGAGATGTGTCTGCCCTCCGGAG ATTTGCTTTGTCAGCCATGGACATGGAACAGAGGGACTATGACTCCAGAACAGCACTCCATGTAGCTGCTGCAGAGG GTCATGTTGAAGTTGTTAAGTTTTTGCTGGAAGCTTGCAAAGTAAACCCTTTCCCCAAGGACAG GTGGAATAACACTCCCATGGATGAAGCGCTGCACTTTGGACaccatgatgtttttaaaatcctCCAGGAATACCAAGTCCAGTATACACCTCAAGGGGATTCTGACGACGGAAAGGAGAATCAAACTGTCCACAAGAACCTCGATGGGTTGTTGTAA